In Corallococcus caeni, the genomic stretch ATCGCGGGTGCGCGCAGGCGCCGCGTGGAGACGCTGCGCCTGGAGCGCCCGGAGATGAGCGCCAGCCTGGACTGAGAAAGGGCGGGCGCCCCTCGCGCCCCTCGCGCCACGAGAGGCTCGGGAGGGCGGCGGCCTACTGCCCGATGCCGAGGAGGGCCTCGGGCTTCGTGAGGCCGCGCGCGCGGGCGACGGGCTGGAGGATGTCCTGCGGGGGCGCGTCCGCGGTGAGCAGCAGCGCGCGCACGGCGGTCTCCACCACGTCCTCGGCGCCGGGGCGCACCATGCCGCGCCGGGCGTCCTCCACGCGCTTGCCGCGGTACAGGTCGAAGCGCTCCTTCACGTGCTTCGCCACGTCCGCGACGGCCTTGTCGCCCGCGTCCACGCGCAGCTCCAGCTCGTTGCGAAGCTGCACGGGGTCCGCCAGCACGCCGTAGCGGTCATAGCCCTTGTGGGCCAGGTCCTCGTGCAGCACCGCGTAGTCCTGCGTGTTGGGCGCGGCCACCTGCTGGGGCGTCAAGAGGTCGCGCATCACCGCCGTCACGGTGGCCGTCACCGTCAGCCGGTGCAGCTGCACGTCGTAGACGAAGTCCGAGTACATGGGCTCCTCCACGGTGATGGGCTCGCGGAAGACGGCGTCGCGGTTGCGCTGCACCTCGGCGCGCTGGAGCTCCGCCTTGTCCAGCGCCGCCTGCACGGCCACCTCCAGCACGCGCGCCGCCTTGGCCTTCTGCACCATCAGGCCCTCGTCCTGCGTGCACTGCCCCGAGCACCGCTCCGGGTCGCACTCGCTGGGCATCTTGCCCGGGCTCTTCGCGTCGCGAGCCTCCTCGCCGCACTCCTGGATGGCCGCGCGGCACTCGCGCTTCTCCCGCTCGCGGCAGCGCTCGGCGGCGTCGCGCAGCGTGCCCAGTTCCACCTGGGCGCGCAGGTACTCGCGCAGCACCGCGGCCTGCTTGCGCTCCACGCCCTCCAGGGTGCGCTCCGTCTCCAACAGCTTCTTCTCGTAGTCGCCGCGCCTGGGGTTGGGCACGGAGCGGTTGCCCGCGAGGTAGCGCTGGCTGCGCTGGGAGTCCTCCACCGCCTTGAGCGGCAGCACGCGCTCCAGGGCCAGGTCCAGCTTCACGCCCACGCGGCCCGGGGGCGCCTCCGTCACGACCTTCAGGGGCAGCTTCGTGGGGAGCGCCGCGGCCAGCCGTCCCGCGCTCAGCCGCTGCGCCACGTCGGGGGCCTGGGCGTTGTCCTCCACGGGCGTGGCCACCACCAGGAAGGCCACCTCGTCGCGCAGCCGCTGCCGCACGGCCTCCGCGCGCTCACGGGCCGCGGTGGCGCCCACGCGCTCCTGGTCCGCGCGCACGTAGGCCACGAGCGCGTTGCCCAGCTTGCCCGCCTTCTCCAGCGTGTCCGCGCTGGCGAAGAAGCGCTTCGCCCACGCCACCTGCACCGCGTCCACGCCCTTGCGAGCGTTCACGTGGTCCGGCGACACGGCCAGCACCGCGTCCAGCTCCGCGCGAGCATCCTGGAGCTTCTCCTCCTTGAGCAGCCCCAGGGCCACGCCCACGCGCGCCTCCAGCGTCTGCGCGAGCAGCGCGCGAGCCCCCTCGTGGTCGGGGTCCAGCTCCAGCACGCGCACCAGCAGCTTGGTGGCGGACGGCAGGTCCCCGGAGGCGTGGGCGGCGCCGGCCTCCTGGTACACCTCCGCGCCCCACTCCTTGCGCACCGCGCGCAGCTTCACGGTGATTTCGGACGCCTCCGGATCCGCGGCCAGGGCGCGCAGGTAGGCGGCCTCGGCTTCCGCCCAGTGGCGCTCCTTCACGGCGCCGTCGCCCTCGCGCACCGCGCGGGAGAAGGCGGAACAGCCACTGAGCAGCACCAGCGACAGCAGGGCCAGGGCGCTCAGCCAGCGGGAGGGGGCGGGGGGGATTCGGGCGGGGGAGCTCACGCGCCGCATTCTCGCGGGAAAGCGCGCCGGGCGTGAAGATTCCGACGGCCCGCCCGGCCGGCTACCCCTCGTGAAGGCAGACATCCTGGCGGGTCGGGCCAGGGACGCCCGTCGTCATTAGGCTGTTGTGCCTTTTGAATGTGTCACACCCACACGGTCTTCTGCTGGCAGCGATGAGACGGGGTGCAAGCGTTCAGTGACCGGGCAGCGGGACTCCGGGAATGACGCGACGCACCAGTCAGTAGAGGGAATCAGCACCCACGAGGGGGGCTAGAGGAATCCAATGCCTTGTCCACAGCCGCGTCCCACCAAGTTCCATCTCCCGCTGCGGGCCGAGTCGTTCTCCATCGAGGACCACCGCAACGTCCACTGCCGCTTCTACGGCGGCTGCATCGACGTGGCGGTCCGTCAGGACTGGGAGAGCTTCACCTGCGCCAAGTGCCCCATGTTCCAGCAGGACAAGGCGCCGGGCGCCAGCTCGTATGCCTTCACGCAGCCCGCGAACTTCGGGCAGCCGTAGTGTCTCTGTTTCAAGTTCTGTGATTGAGACGGCCGGGCGTCCTGCCCTCCTCCGCGCCTCTTCGCCAGGAGGGGGAGCGGGCTGGAGGGACGCCCGTCGTCCGGTTCCGCCTCCTGTACCCCTGGACACTGCGTTCCTGGAGGACAGGGTCCACCTTGTCAGGCGGCGAGGGGACAGCGGATGCAGGAGCGTCGTGTCACATCGTGGTTGGAGCTGCAGGACCTGTTGTTCGCGGGCTCGTGGAACGAGCCGCTGGGCCGGTTCCGCACGAGCTTCGTGTTCCGGGGGGTCCCGGACGCGAAGCTGGATTTGACGGCGACGCTCAACCGCCAGGGTGCGTTCGTGCGCCAGGAGCGGGACCTGCTGCGGGCCTTCCGCAAGTACGCGCGGGGTGTGCCGGGCACGGAGCGGCTGACGTCCATCTGGGACTGGCTGGCGCTGGCGCAGCACCACGGGATGCCCACGCGGCTGCTGGACTGGACGTTCAGCCCGTACGTGGCGCTGCACTTCATGACGGAGCGCACGGACCTGCTGGCGGAGGACGGCGCCATCTGGTGCGTGGACTATCACCAGACGAACGAGCAGTTGCCCAGGCCGCTGCGGGAGCAGTTGCGGCTGGAGGGCGCGGACGTGTTCACGGCGGAGATGCTGGCGTCGGTGGCCGGGGACCTGGCGGCGTTCGACGGGCTGGGGACGCACCCCTTCGTGTTGTTCTTCGAGCCGCCGTCGCTGGACGCGCGCATCGTGAACCAGTTCGCGCTGTTCTCGGTGATGAACGGGCCGGAGCTGAGCCTCAACGACTTCCTGGGGCACCAGCACCAGGGGGTGCGCAGGCTCGTGGTGCCGGCGAAGCTCAAGTGGGAGGTCCGCGACAAGCTCGACCAGGCGAACATCACCGAGC encodes the following:
- the traC gene encoding outer membrane exchange accessory lipoprotein TraC, with product MRRVSSPARIPPAPSRWLSALALLSLVLLSGCSAFSRAVREGDGAVKERHWAEAEAAYLRALAADPEASEITVKLRAVRKEWGAEVYQEAGAAHASGDLPSATKLLVRVLELDPDHEGARALLAQTLEARVGVALGLLKEEKLQDARAELDAVLAVSPDHVNARKGVDAVQVAWAKRFFASADTLEKAGKLGNALVAYVRADQERVGATAARERAEAVRQRLRDEVAFLVVATPVEDNAQAPDVAQRLSAGRLAAALPTKLPLKVVTEAPPGRVGVKLDLALERVLPLKAVEDSQRSQRYLAGNRSVPNPRRGDYEKKLLETERTLEGVERKQAAVLREYLRAQVELGTLRDAAERCREREKRECRAAIQECGEEARDAKSPGKMPSECDPERCSGQCTQDEGLMVQKAKAARVLEVAVQAALDKAELQRAEVQRNRDAVFREPITVEEPMYSDFVYDVQLHRLTVTATVTAVMRDLLTPQQVAAPNTQDYAVLHEDLAHKGYDRYGVLADPVQLRNELELRVDAGDKAVADVAKHVKERFDLYRGKRVEDARRGMVRPGAEDVVETAVRALLLTADAPPQDILQPVARARGLTKPEALLGIGQ
- a CDS encoding FRG domain-containing protein, producing the protein MQERRVTSWLELQDLLFAGSWNEPLGRFRTSFVFRGVPDAKLDLTATLNRQGAFVRQERDLLRAFRKYARGVPGTERLTSIWDWLALAQHHGMPTRLLDWTFSPYVALHFMTERTDLLAEDGAIWCVDYHQTNEQLPRPLREQLRLEGADVFTAEMLASVAGDLAAFDGLGTHPFVLFFEPPSLDARIVNQFALFSVMNGPELSLNDFLGHQHQGVRRLVVPAKLKWEVRDKLDQANITERVLFPGLDGLSRWLRRYYAPRPR